The following are from one region of the Anguilla rostrata isolate EN2019 chromosome 7, ASM1855537v3, whole genome shotgun sequence genome:
- the tmem229a gene encoding transmembrane protein 229A, with protein sequence MSCRRKDTESMRSIDDASPTSPKKRRQRDLSSSTGNASESMPSLPPWMRLYFYGMHGVTLDIILSSAHTFLQSNDLKLLGFSSPYSCILHSMTHFALEKIYSQKTIFQGRPVLFHCIIYPSVYIGLQILIGNTVALSSHIKSALVAQIAIHYIISLYYSQVFLKRFLHLQYHCPGQRTLAELIQELRSAHGLPGLVRFVFFGMHGLLDEVVFTSIFNLIEKSDRTLSGHTSLWSFLMYGSCSFVVEKLYVHLHFKRGWSTWKRLPIYVCFIYTWEFLWGLALRHYGACSWDYSHYPLNFMGLITLLYLPGWVCLSLYQDILSNVLLRVVCAQDSKSQGCGIDGRIKEKRIP encoded by the coding sequence ATGTCATGTAGGCGGAAAGACACCGAGTCTATGCGCTCAATAGACGACGCAAGTCCGACATCGCCGAAGAAGCGTCGGCAACGGGATCTGTCCAGCAGCACAGGAAACGCGAGCGAATCAATGCCTAGCCTGCCACCATGGATGCGCCTCTATTTCTACGGGATGCACGGAGTCACGTTGGATATCATTCTGTCATCGGCGCACACTTTCCTGCAAAGCAATGATCTGAAATTGCTGGGGTTCTCCTCCCCCTATAGCTGCATCCTCCATTCGATGACTCATTTCGCGCTGgagaaaatatattcacaaaaaacTATCTTCCAAGGACGCCCTGTCCTTTTCCATTGCATAATCTACCCTTCTGTGTACATCGGTCTGCAGATATTGATCGGGAATACAGTTGCCTTATCCAGCCACATCAAAAGCGCGTTAGTAGCGCAGATTGCTATTCACTACATCATATCCCTCTACTATTCGCAAGTGTTTCTCAAGAGATTTTTGCACCTTCAGTACCACTGTCCAGGGCAACGTACCCTGGCGGAACTGATTCAAGAGCTGAGGTCTGCGCACGGACTGCCTGGCTTGGTGCGTTTCGTCTTCTTTGGAATGCATGGCCTTTTGGATGAGGTCGTATTCACCTCGATATTCAATCTGATTGAAAAATCTGACAGAACACTGAGCGGTCATACGTCTCTCTGGTCCTTCCTTATGTACGGAAGCTGCAGCTTTGTGGTGGAAAAGCTGTAcgtgcatttgcatttcaagCGAGGATGGAGTACCTGGAAAAGGCTGCCGATCTACGTCTGTTTCATCTATACCTGGGAGTTCTTGTGGGGGCTGGCGCTGCGGCACTACGGCGCCTGTTCGTGGGACTACTCCCACTATCCTTTGAATTTCATGGGTCTCATCACCCTTCTCTATCTACCTGGTTGGGTCTGTCTCAGTTTGTATCAAGATATATTGTCCAATGTCTTGCTACGTGTCGTGTGTGCACAAGACAGTAAGTCGCAAGGATGCGGAATCGATGGGCGCATCAAAGAGAAACGTATACCCTAA